In Phenylobacterium hankyongense, the sequence TCGGGTCGCCGCGGTGCTGACCGACGTCGGCGCTTTCGTCCGCAAGGGCCAGACGCTGGTGCAGCTCGACCCCGCCCTGATCCAGGCCCAACTTGCCCAGCAGCAGGCGCTGGCCGCCCAGGCCGAGGCCCAGGCCCTCTCCGCCGAGGACCAGGCGGCGCGGGTGAAGGGCCTCGACGGCCAGGGCGTGCTCAGCCAGGAGCAGATCGACCAGCGCCGCTTCCAGGCCCGCGCCGCGCGCGCCACCGCCAACGCCCAGGCCGCGGCGCTGCGCGACATCCGCACTCGCGCCAGCAAGCTGGCGGTGACCGCGCCGGTGTCCGGCCTGGTCCTCGACAAGACCGTCCGCCCCGGCGACCTCTCGGCCGGCGGGACCACGCCCTGGTTCCGGCTGGCCCGCGACGGCCAGATCGAGCTGCAGGCTCAGCTTTCGGAAGACCAGCTGGCCAAGATCCGTCCCGGCCAGCACGCCACGGTGACGCTGCCCAGCGGCGAGACCGTGCAGGGCGTCGTGCGGCTGGTCAGCCCGCTGATCGATGCGCAGAGCAAGCTCGGCTACGTGCGCATCAACCTGCCGGTGCGCTCGGGCATCCGGGCCGGCGGCTTCGGCAGGGCGGTGTTCGCCGAGGCCACGGGCGTCGGGCTGGCGGCGCCTGAGACCGCGATCCGCTACGACGCCGACGGCGCCAGCGTGATGGTGGTGGAGGCCGACAACCGGGTGAAGCGGGTCTTGGTGCAGACCGGCCAGCGGGGCTCCGGCCTCGTCCAGCTGGTCAGCGGTCCGCCGGCCGGCACGCGCGTGGTGCAGAGCGCCGGCGCCTTCCTGCTGGACGGCGACAAGGTCCGCCCGGTCGAGGGCGCCGCGCTTGCCGCCACCCCCGTGGTGGCGCGCCGATGAGCGAAAGCCATGACTCCTCCGCGCCAGCGTTGAAGATCAGCGCCTGGGCGATCCGCAATCCGGTGCCCGTGGTGGTGCTGTTCGTGGCCTTGGTGCTGGCCGGGATGATCGCCTACACCGGCCTGCCGGTGAAGCAGTTCCCCAACGTGCAGTTCCCGATGGTCTCGGTGACCGTCACCCAGAACGGCGCGGCGCCCGGCGAGATGGAGACCCAGGTCACCCGTCCCGTCGAGGACGCCATGGCGGGCCTCTCCAGCGTCAAGAACATCACCTCGGTCGTCACCCAGGGCGTCTCCACCACCAACATCGAGTTCGAGCTCGGCGAGGACCTGCAGAAGAAGACCGACGACGTCCGCTCGCGGGTCGACCAGGTGCGCGCCAACCTGCCGCGCGAGATCGACGCGCCGACGGTCACGCGGGTGGAGCTGGATAGCCAGCCGATCCTGACCTACGCGGTCGCCGCGCCGGGCATGTCCGACACCGAGCTCTCGTGGTTCATCGACGATACGGTGGCGCGCGCCATCCAATCGGCGCCCGGGGTCTCGCAGATCTCCCGGGTCGGCGGCGTCAACCGCGAGATCAACGTCTTGGTCGACCCCGACCGGCTGGCGGCCCGCGGCCTGACCGCCGCCCAGGTGAACTCGGCGCTGGCCAGCTTCGACATCGACGCCTCAGGCGGCCGCGTGAACGTCGGCAGCCGTGAGCAGACGGTGCGGGTGCTGGGTTCGGTGCAGACGCTGGCGGCGCTGCGCCAGCTGACCATCCCGGTCGGCGCCAACCGCTTCGTGCGGCTGACCGACGTCGCCGACGTGGGCGACGGGGCCGGCGAGGTGCGCGGGTTCGCCCGGCTCGACGGAAGGCCCGTCGTGGGCTTCCAGGTGATGAAGACCCGCGATTCCAGCGACGTCGGCGTCGACGACGCGGTGGTGGTGGCCATCGCCAAGCTCGAGAAGAGCCATCCCGGCGTGAAGTTCACCAAGATCTTCTCCTCGGTGGACGAGACGCGGGCGAGCTTCAAGGCCACCCAGCACGTGCTGGCCGAGGGCATGATCCTGGCCGCCCTGGTGGTCCTGCTGTTCCTGCGCGACTGGCGCGCCACGGCGATCACCGCGGCGGCCATGCCGGTGTCGCTGATCCCGACCTTCGCGGTGATGCACGCCTTCGGCTTCTCGCTGAACGTCGTCACCCTGTTGGCGCTGACCCTGGTGATCGGCATCCTGGTCGACGACGCCATCGTCGAGATCGAGAACATCGAGAAGCGGGTCGCCTCCGGCATGCGGCCCTACGAGGCGGCCATGCAGGGCGCCGACGCCATCGGCCTGGCGGTGGTCGCCACCACCATGACCATCATCGTGGTGTTCACCCCGGTCAGCTTCATGAAGGGCATGGCCGGCCAGTTCTTCCGCGAGTTCGGCCTGACGGTCTCCGTCGCCGTGGCCTTTTCGCTGGTGGTGGCGCGACTGCTGACGCCGCTGATGGCGGCCTACCTCCTGAAGCCGCACCGCAACCCGCATCCGCGCAAGCCTTTCCAAGGCTTCTATCGCAACGTCCTGGAGTGGGCGCTGGACCACCGGATCATCGCCAGCGTGGTCGGCGGCCTGGTGTTCGTGTCCTCGCTGTTCCTGGTGCCCCTGCTGCCCAAGGGCTTCCAGCCGGCCGGCAACCCCGACTACGTCTACGTCAACATCCAGGGCCCGCCGGGCGCCACCGCCCAGGCCATGGAGCAGACGGTCCAGGAGATCACGCGGCTCTTCCAGCGCCAGTCGGAGGTGACCAGTATCTTCGCCCAGGTGGGCTCGACCGCCGGCGGCGGCGGTCCGGGCTTCGGCGGCGGCGGCGGAGGCAGCGACCTGCGCGACGGCACGGTCACCGTCCTGCTCGATCCGAAACGCAAGTTGTCGGACGAAGCCTTCAAGGCCCGGCTGCGCGACGACCTGCGGGCCATCCCCGACGCGCGGGTCGGCTTCCTCGACTTCCAGGGCGGCGCCGGCTTCCAGCAGATCCTGGCCAGCGACAACCCGGCGGCGCTGCAGGCCACCGCCACTGAACTCGAGCGCGAGATGCGCACCCTGCCGCAGATCGCCGATCCCCGGCCCTCGACCCCGCCCACCGGCCCCGAGCTGGTGATCCGCCCCCGCGCCGAGGAGGCCGCCCGGCTGGGCGTCTCGGTGGACACCATCGCCCAGGTGGCGCGGGTCGCCACGGTCGGCGACATCGACGCCAACGTCGCCAAGCTCAATGAGGGCGAGCGGCGGATCCCGATCCGCGTGCGCCTGCCGCAGAGCGCCCGGGCCGACATCGAGCGGATCCGCTCGCTGCGCGTGCCCACCGCCGGCGGCGGGGTGACGACGCTCGACTCCGTGGCCGACGTACAGTTCCAGGCCGGCCCCGCGCGCATCGACCGGCTGAACCGCAAGCGCCAGCTGACGGTGCAGGCGGAGCTGAACGGCGTGGAGCTCGGCGACGCCAGCGCCGCGGTGGCCAAGCTGCCGATCATGCGGCGCCTGCCGCCCGGCGTCGGCCCGGCCGACACCGGCCAGCTCGAGGCCATGAAGGAGCTGTTCGGCTCGTTCGGCATGGCGATCTTCGCCGGCGTCTCGATGATCTTCGGCGTGCTGGTCCTGTTGTTCCGGTCGTTCTTCAAGCCCGGGGTGATCCTGTCGGCCCTGCCGCTGGCGGTGGGCGGCGCCTTCCTGGGCCTGCTGATCTTCCACCTGTCGCTGTCGATCCCCTCGCTGATCGGCTTCCTGATGCTGCTGGGCCTGGCGGCGAAGAACTCGATCCTGTTGGTCGAGTACGCCATCGAGCGGGAGCGCGAGGGCATGCCGCAGCGCGAGGCCCTGCTGGAAGCCTGCCGCGAGCGGGCCCGGCCGATCGTCATGACCACGGTCGCCATGGCGGCCGGCATGCTGCCCACCGCCTTCGCCCTGGAGAAGGGCGCGGAGTTCCGCCAGCCGATGGCGGTGGCGGTGATCGGCGGCCTGATCACCTCGACGCTGTTGTCGCTGGTGCTGGTGCCAGTGGTCTACGAGTTCGTCGACGACTTCGAGCAGTGGCTGAAGCCGCGGCTCGCCAAGCTGGTCACGCCCCGCGAGGCCGCTCCGCTGCCGGTCCCGGAGGACCGGCTCTAGAGCTCGCCGCGGATGATCTGGGCGAACTGGTCCGGGTCGACGTTGCCGCCGGAGAGCACGAGGCCGACGGTCTTGCCCGCGGCCGCCACCTTGCCGGTCAGCAGGGCGGCGAGGCCGACCGCGCCGCCGGGTTCCACCACCAGCTTCAGCACGCTGAAGGCATAGCGCATGGCCTCGGCGACCTCCGGGTCGGTGATGCCGACCGCGCCCGCCAGGTTGGCCTTCATCAGCGGGAAGGTGATCTCGCCGGGGAAGGGGGATTCCAGGGCGTCGCAGAGCGAGCGGCCCTGCGGCTTGATGGTGACCCGCTCGCCGGCCGCCAGCGACTGGCGGGTGTCGTCGAACAGCGCCGGCTCCACGCCCCAGACCTCGGTGGCGGGCGACAGCGCCTTGATGGCCACCGACATGCCGCCGATCAGGCCGCCGCCGCTGATGGAGGCGAGCGCCAGGTCGAGGCTCGCGCCCAGCGCCTGGGCCTGGCGGACCAGCTCCAGCCCGACGGTGCCCTGGCCGGCGATGATGTGCGGGTCGTCGAAGGCCGGCACCACCACCGCGCCGCGCTCGGCGGCGATCTCGGCGGCGATCTTCTCGCGGCTTTCCTTCAGGCGATCGTAGAAGCGCACGTCCGCGCCATAGCTGCGCGTCGCCGCCACCTTCACGGCGGGCGCGTCGAGCGGCATGACGATCACCGCCGGCAGGCCGAGCAGCTTCGCCGCCAGCGCCACGCCCTGGGCGTGGTTGCCGGAGGAGAAGGCGACGACGCCGCGCGTGCGCTCGTCCGGGCTGAGCTGGACCAAGCGGTTGTAGGCGCCGCGGAACTTGAAGGCGCCGACCCGCTGCAGGGTCTCCGGCTTGATCAGCACCCGCGCGCCCAGGCGCTCGTTCAGCGCCGGGCTTTCGATCAGCGGGGTCTCGACGGCGTGGCCGGCGATGCGCCCGGCGGCGGCCTCGATGTCGGCGAAGGTGACGCTCACTTCGCGAACACCATGGCGTCGTCGGCGAAGGCCTTGAACTCCAGCGCGTTGCCGCACGGATCGAGGAAGAACATCGTCGCCTGCTCGCCGGGCTGGCCCTTGAAGCGCACCTGCGGCTCGATGACGAACCTGGTCCCGGCCGCCTTCAGCCGCTCGGCCAGGGCGTCCCACGCCGGCAGGGTCAGGATGGCCCCGAAGTGGCGGACCGGCACGTCCTCGCCGTCCACCGGACTGGTGGCGCGGTGGCCGACTTCGGCCGGCGACAGGTGGGCGACGATCTGGTGGCCGTAGAAGTCGAAGTCGACCCATTCGTCGCTCGATCGGCCCTCGGGGCAGCCGAGCAGCTCTCCATAGAAAGCCCGGGCCTCGGCGAGGTCACGGACAGGGAAGGCGAGGTGAAAGCGGGGAATGTCCATGGCTGCGCCATAGCTCGTCCTCATTGCGATGGCGAGGGGGTTGAGGCGAGCTTCGGCTTGCTCTACACCGCGCCCGCGTCCAGCCCGTTGGGCAGGCGCCTGAACAGATCTCAAGCCCAGCCGCCGAGCACCTGTCGAAGGGCGGTTGGGTCACTCCGGGCAGGTCGGGAGATCGTATCCATGGCCAATGTCACCGTGATCGGCGCTCAGTGGGGCGACGAGGGCAAGGGCAAGCTGGTGGACTGGCTGTCCAACCGCGCCGACGTGGTCGTGCGGTTCCAGGGCGGGCACAACGCCGGCCACACCCTGGTGGTGGGCGATCAGGTCTACAAGCTGTCGCTGCTGCCGTCGGGCGTCGTGCAGGGCAAGCTCTCGGTGATCGGCAACGGCGTGGTGGTCGACCCCTGGCACCTGCTGGCGGAGATCGAGAAGCTGGGCGGCCAGGGGGTGAAGATCACCCCGGAGCTGCTGGTGCTGGCCGACAACGCCTGCCTGATCCTGCCCCTGCACCGCGACCTCGACCAGGCCCGCGAGGCCGCCGCGGTGAACAAGATCGGCACCACCGGCCGCGGCATCGGCCCGGCCTACGAGGACAAGGTCGGCCGGCGCGCCATCCGGGTCGCCGACCTCGCCGACCGCGAGGCGCTGGAAGCCAAGATCGACCGCCTGCTGGCCCACCACGCCCCGCTGCGGCGCGGGCTCGGCCTGCCGGAAGCCGACGGCGCGGCCCTGCTGGCCGAGCTGGAGGCCATGGCGCCGAAGATCCTGCCGTTCGCCAAGCCGGCGTGGCTGCTGCTGGACAAGGTGGTGAAGTCGGGCAAGCGGGTGCTGTTCGAGGGCGCCCAGGGCGCGCTGCTCGACGTCGACCACGGCACCTATCCGTATGTGACCTCCTCCAACACCGTCGCCGGCCAGGCCGCGGCCGGCTCGGGCCTGGGGCCCAAGGGCACCGGCTATGTGCTGGGCATCGTCAAGGCCTACACCACCCGCGTCGGCGGCGGTCCGTTCCCGACCGAGCTGGAGGACGAGGTCGGCCAGCACCTCGGGACGGTCGGCAAGGAATTCGGAGTGGTCACCGGGCGCGCGCGCCGGTGCGGCTGGTTCGACGCGGCGCTGGTGCGCCAGTCGGTGGCGCTGAACGGCATCAGCGGCATCGCGCTCACCAAGCTCGACGTGCTGGACGGCCTGCCGACCCTAAAGATCTGCACCGGCTACCGCAACGGCGACGAGGAGATCGGCTACCTGCCGGCCGGGCTGAAGGCGCAGGCGGCGCTGGTTCCGGTCTATGAGGAGCTCGAGGGCTGGTCGGAAACCACCCAGGGCGCCCGCACCTGGCGCGACCTGCCCGCCAACGCCGTGAAGTACGTGCGCCGCATCGAGGAGCTGATCGGCGCGCCGGTGGCGCTGCTCTCCACCAGCCCGCAGCGGGACGACACCATCCTCGTGCGCGACCCGTTCCAGGATTAGGACGGGTCCGGACTGAATTCTCGCCGACCCCTCGGACCATCAAGGCGTTCTTTACGAAGCACGCGCAAAGCTTGGCCGAGACGGGGAGCAAGAAGTGTTCACTCAAGACGCTAAGAGCGGCCAACGCATGACGCCCATGCTGCGGCGGGTGCTGATCGTCGACCCGCAGCCGGCCAGCGCCCGGATGGTGGCCGAGCTGATGCAGAGCGCCTGCCGTCCCGACGTCTGGATGGCGCCCACCGCCGCCAAGGCGCTGAGCCTGGCGGCCAAGGTGGATCCCGACCTGATCTTCTGTGAGCTGGCGGCCGAGAAGCTCGACGGCCTGGCCTTCACCCGCAGCGTCCGGCGCAGCGACCTGGCCTGTCGCCAGGCGCCGGTGATCCTGACGGCCCGGGATGCGCCTGCGCCGGCCATCCTGGCCGCCCGCGACGCCGGGGCCCACGAGTTCCTGCGCCGGCCGTTCACGATGAAGGACCTTACCCGCCGGCTGGAGGCGCTAGGCCCGCGCGACTGGGTCGAGGCGGTGGACTACGTCGGCCCCGACCGGCGGCGGTTCAATTCCGGCGACTACACAGGTCCGCTGAAGCGGCAGGCCGATCAGGCCGGAACCTCGGAGAGCATGCGGATCGCCCAGGCGCTGAAGATCCTGCGCTCGGCGCTGAGCGCCCTGGAGAGCGATCCGAAGCAGGCGACGCGGGCGATGCTGGCCCAGGCCGCCGACCTGCAGATCGCCGCGACCGCCATTTCCGACAACCGGCTCGCCAGCGCGACGACCGACCTGCACCGCTATCTGTCGGAGACCGCCGGCGCCGGGACGCCGCTCAATCGCGGCGAGACGGAGCGACGCGCCGCGCCGCTCCTCGCCTACATGCCGCGCGAGTGGAACGACCGCGCGGCCGCCTGATCAGGCTTAGGCGTCGACCAGCAGGTTCCGGTCTTCGGCGGCCTGGCGCATCGACTTCTGCAGCTTTTCGAACGCCCGCACCTCGATCTGGCGGACCCGCTCGCGGCTGACGCCGTATTCCGAGGCGAGTTCTTCCAGCGTGGTTGGATCGTCCTTCAGCCGCCGCTCGGTCAGGATGTGACGCTCGCGGTCGGTGAGCTCGGTCATCGCCTCTTCCAGAAGGCCCATGCGCAGGGTCTTCTCCTGCGTCTCGGCCACCACCGTCTCCTGGCTGGGCGTGACGTCGTCCACCAGCCAGTCCTGCCATTCGCTCTCGCTGTCCGAACGCAGCGGTGAGTTCAGCGACGCGTCGCCGCCGGACAGCCGGCGGTTCATCGAGATGACTTCCTCGTTGAGCACGCCCAGCTTGGTGGCGATCTGGCTGACCTGGTCGGGGTGCATGTCGCCCTCGCCCAGGGCGGCGATCTCGCTCTTGGCCTTGCGCAGGTTGAAGAACAGCTTCTTCTGCGCCGCGGTGGTGCCCATCTTCACCAGGCTCCAGGACCGCAGGATGTATTCCTGGATCGAGGCGCGGATCCACCACATGGCGTAGGTCGCCAGGCGGAAGCCGCGGTCCGGATCGAACTTCTTCACCGCCTGCATCAGGCCGACGTTGCCTTCGGAGATCACCTCGCCGATCGGCAGGCCGTAGCCGCGGTAGCCCATGGCGATCTTCGCCACCAGGCGCAGGTGGCTGGTGACCAGCCGGTGCGCGGCCTCGGGGTCTTCATGCTCCTGCCAGCGTTTGGCGAGCATGAACTCCTCGTCCTTGGCCAGCATCGGAAATTTCCGGATCTCTGACAGATACCGGCTCAGGCCGCCTTCCGGCGACATCACGGCAAGCGCGTTGGCGGCCATGGATCTATCCCCTCTTTTCCCGGACGTTCGGACCGTCGCGCCAGGGGCGCGCAAGCACCTTCCGTTCCCTCCAACCACCTAGATAAGTACGAGGTTGCGGCTACGGTAGATCGCTGGGGAGGCGATCCGAATGCCCTACTGCTCTAGTGGGACTTTCTAGCGCCCGAAATGGGCGCCTTCAAGGCAAGGAATCTCACAGACGCCCCAGCAAAGCTGCGGCGTAGTCAGGAAAACAGCTTACGGAAGCCCACCCGCACGACGCGCCCCACCGGGTCGATATAGGCCGGCTGGTAGCTGAGCGGCGTGGCGCCGGCGGCGTCGCGGACCTGCAGACGCTGGTCGAACAGGTTGGTGATCGACAGGGTCAGGCGGGAGCCGCGGAGCCACGGCGCCTTGTCGAGCAGGACGCGCTGCTGGTTCAGGTCGGCGAACACCCGCAGGTTCACCGTCGTCAGGCCCGAGAAGGCCAGGTCGCCGCTCGGCGAGCCCGCGCCGCTCACCGTCGTGCCCTGTTTCCAGTCGCCGTTGATCTGGACGCCGATGCCCCGCTCGGAGACGCCGATCCGCGCCTCGATCTCGTTGCGCGCCTGCCCGCCGCCGTTCCCCGAGGGGGCGCCGTCCAGCAGGTCCAGCACCGGACCGCCCGGCCGGACCAGGAACTGATCCTCGAAGAAGACGGTGTGATAGAGCGACAGCTGCAGCCGGCCGTCCTGCCCGCCGCCGCCGCCGCCGCCGCGCCCGCCGCCGCCACCGCCGCGGCCGCCGCCACCGCCGCGCCCGCCGGCCCCCCCGTCCTGGCCCTGCGGCTGCGCGCCGCCGGCGTCGGGCGCGTCGCTGAGACCCGGCTGGTTGGCGAGGGACGTGCCCACCTGCAGGACCCGGCCCGGCTGGCGGCCCTGACCGCCGCGCGGCGCATTGGGCGGCGGTCGCGTCGGGCCGATCGGCTTGGAGTAGTTGACGCCCCAGCGCAGCTCGCGCCGGTCCTGGCTGGCGAAGTTCACCGGCCGGTAGTCCACCTCGGTGAGGTCGCCGTTGGCGTCGCGGATGAAGCGGTCGGGGAAGGCCGCCTCGATCGCGCCCGTCGCCGCCGGGAAGGTGACGATCGGATTGCGGGTGTGGGTTTCGATATAGTTGGCGCTGAAGGTCAGGTCCCGCCCCGTGAGGGGCTTCAGCGTCAGGCCGAACTTGAGCACGTCGCGGTCGTCGCCGACCAGGTTCGGGTTGCCGCCGCTGAGCTGGGTGACGTCCACCGTCTGGCCGGTGGCGAAGTCGAAGATCCGCACGGCCGGGGTCAGCACCGTGGGATTGCCGAGCTGCTGCTGGGTCGGAGCGGCCTGGTCGCGGGTGTGCGACACGATCAGGGTCAGCTTGTCGGTCGGCCGCCAGTTCAGCCCGTAGCCGAGGGTCGTCAGGGTCCCGAAATCCGACACCTGGTCGGCGGCGGCGTTGGCGTTGACCGACAACTCGCCCAGCACCGGCAGCACGTTGTTGCGCCGGCTGGTCACCGGCACGTCGAGGTTGGCCTGGGCGCTGTACTCGCCACGGGAAAAGTCCACCGACTGGCTGAGCCCGAGGCGCTGGGATTCGGAGCTGAACCGGCTGCCGCTGGCCCCCAGCTTGACGCTGGTCCGCACCGGGCCGGCGGGCAGGGTGACGAGCGGCCCGCTGGCGACGAACTGCAGGTTGCCGGTGTCCGACTGCGAATGGGCGAGGTCCGGCGCGCGCAGCGTCAGCAGGTTCGTCGGCAACGGCCCGAAGGGGTTGAGACCGGGGGTCAGCGCGTTGAGCTGCGCCTGCAGGGCGCTGGCGTCGACGCCCACGTCGCTGTTGGTCTTGGAGTCGGCGTGGTCATAGGCGGTGGTGAAGGAGAGCCGCCAGCGCGCCACGTCTCGGTTGAGGCTGACGCCGAGGTGGCCGGTCCAGTTGTCGGCGCTCTGCCGCAGGGGTCCGAAGCCGTCAACATAGCGGTCGACCAGGACCGGCGTCGCGAACGGCGAATAGGGATCGCCCGCCGGAACCAGCAGGCTGACGCCCGGCAGGCCGCGGTCGGAGTCGCTGGTGTCCGCCTCGAAGGTGGCGTTGAGCGTGGCGGCCACGCCGAAGACCACCTGGCTCACGACGGCGTTGGCGGTGAACTTCTGCGTGGCGGGCGCCAGCGAGCGATAGCGCCGCACGTCGGTGGCGTTCGGCGCATTGGCCGTGGGCAGGAAGTCGGCCAGCGAGGGCGCCCCGCCCGCGGCGGCGGCCGGCACGCCGGCCACGGTCACCGGCTGACCCGCCAGCGCGCTCAGCACCGGGTCGATCTGCCCGCCGCCGGGTGAGCGGACATTGCCGACCAGGTCGAAGTCCTGGCCGGAGGCCAACGAGGTGAGGTCGCGCGAGGCTTCGGTGAGCTCGCCGGATCGGTTGTACTTGAGGTCGAGGTTCATCCGCCGGTCGCCGGCGATCCGCACGACCCCGAGCTCGCCCGCCCCGCTGGCCTGGCCACCCTCGGTCGGGCCGCCGCCGTTCAGCTCCGCGGTCTCGGCGTCGAACAGCGGCTTCAGGACGATGTTCACCACCCGCTGGTCGGCGCTGTAGCCGTACTTCAGCGCCGCTTCTTCCGGCAGGATGTCGACCCGCAGGATCGCCTCGGTCGGCAGGTCGCGGATCTCGCCGAAGCCGGAGATCCGCCGGCCGTTCAGCAGGATCACCGGTCCCCCGCCGCCGCGTCCCTGGTCGCTGCGGATCTGCGAGCCGAGCTCGTCCAGCAGGTCGGAGATCGAGCTGACCCCGTAGGCCTGGATGTCCTCGGGCGCGAGCTGCAGTTCCGGCTTGATGTCGCCCACCACGCCGCCGACCTCGGCCGGCTTGGCGGCAGTGATCACCAGTTCGGAGACGGTGTTCGCCGCCGCCTCCGGCCTGGCGGCCGGCGCGGCCGCCCAGGCGCAGCTCGTCCAGGCCAGCGCGGCCAGGCCGGCGCTCGCGCAAAGCGCCGTGCGCCGGGCAGGGTTCAGGGTTTCAGGAATCACTCGCCGCCCACTCCGTCCGAAGCGCCCTCTCCAGGCGTGGCGTTTCATGACACCAGGTAGATGACGCCGGTATTTCGGCTCAATTCGAGGCGGAGATGAACGGCTTACAGCGTCTCGAGTTGGGCCTGCAGCGTCGCCATGTCGGGCGGCAGGGCGCTTTCGAACCTCAACGCCTCGCCCGTCACCGGATGGACGAAGCCGAGCACGGCGGCGTGCAGCGCCTGCCGCGCCAGCCCGGCCTCGGCCATCGCCCGGCGGACCGGCTCGGCGGGCGGACCGGAGCCGTAGGTCGGATCGCCCAGGCAGGGCGCCCCCTTCGATGCCAGGTGGACGCGGATCTGGTGGGTGCGGCCGGTTTCCAGGCGGCAGGCGACCCGGGCGGCGAGCGGCTTGGCCGCGGGCCCGAAGGCGGCCTCGACCACATAGTGGGTGACTGCGTGGCGGCCGCCGGTCTTCACCAGCGCCATCTTCTTGCGGTCGTGAGTGGAGCGGGCGATCGCGCCTTCGATGGTCCCGCGCGCCGGGTGGGGCGCGCCGCGGGTGAGCGCGATGTAGACCCGCTCGATGTCGTGCGTGGCGAACAGCGCCGAGAGCCCCTGGTGGGCGGCGTCGGTCTTGGCCGCCACCATCACCCCCGAGGTGTCCTTGTCGAGCCGGTGGACGATGCCCGGCCGGGCCACGCCGCCGATGCCGGAGAGGCTGGCGCCGCAATGGTGCAGCAGGGCGTTGACCAGGGTGCCGCTCTCGGTCCCCGGGCCCGGGTGAGCCGCCATGCCGGCCGGCTTGTCGACCACGATCAGGTGGGCGTCCTCGAACAGCACCGTCAGCGGGATGGCCTCGGGCTGCGGCTCGGCGGCGACCGGCGGCGGGATGTCGAAGCGATAGTCGCCGGGCAGCGCCCGGGCCGAGGCGTCGGCGATCGCGGCGCCGTCGCGGGTGATCCGCCCCTCGGCGATCAGCGCCTGGATGCGGCCGCGGGACATCTCCGGCAAACGGGTGGCCAGCACCTTGTCGACCCGGCCGACGGCGTCCTCCGCCGCCAGCGCCACGATGCGGACGCCAAACGGCTCCAGCGCGACGTCCTCGTCGACCGCCGCCTCGTCGTCGATCTCGAGTTCCGCTTCAGAGGCCATGCTTCTCGCTGGCGCCTTCCTCGCGCCCGGTGATCGAGCCCTCGCTGAACAGGTATTCCTTGAACTGCTTGTCGGCTTCCGGATCGTTGCGCCGGATCCACTCCAGGACCATGGCGGCGTGCTCCAGCTCCTCGCGGGCGTTGTGCAGCATGATCGCCTTCAGCTCGGGGTCGTCGCAGTCGTCGGCCCGCTGGCGGTACCAGTCGACGGCCTCGAACTCCTCCATCAGCGAGGTGATGGCGTAGTGCAGGTTCAGCGTCTCGCGGCGCAGCTTTTCGCGGGGAACGTGCAGGACTTCACTGGACATCGGGCGTCATGCTCCTGTGGTATC encodes:
- the rpoH gene encoding RNA polymerase sigma factor RpoH, which encodes MAANALAVMSPEGGLSRYLSEIRKFPMLAKDEEFMLAKRWQEHEDPEAAHRLVTSHLRLVAKIAMGYRGYGLPIGEVISEGNVGLMQAVKKFDPDRGFRLATYAMWWIRASIQEYILRSWSLVKMGTTAAQKKLFFNLRKAKSEIAALGEGDMHPDQVSQIATKLGVLNEEVISMNRRLSGGDASLNSPLRSDSESEWQDWLVDDVTPSQETVVAETQEKTLRMGLLEEAMTELTDRERHILTERRLKDDPTTLEELASEYGVSRERVRQIEVRAFEKLQKSMRQAAEDRNLLVDA
- a CDS encoding TonB-dependent receptor, whose protein sequence is MIPETLNPARRTALCASAGLAALAWTSCAWAAAPAARPEAAANTVSELVITAAKPAEVGGVVGDIKPELQLAPEDIQAYGVSSISDLLDELGSQIRSDQGRGGGGPVILLNGRRISGFGEIRDLPTEAILRVDILPEEAALKYGYSADQRVVNIVLKPLFDAETAELNGGGPTEGGQASGAGELGVVRIAGDRRMNLDLKYNRSGELTEASRDLTSLASGQDFDLVGNVRSPGGGQIDPVLSALAGQPVTVAGVPAAAAGGAPSLADFLPTANAPNATDVRRYRSLAPATQKFTANAVVSQVVFGVAATLNATFEADTSDSDRGLPGVSLLVPAGDPYSPFATPVLVDRYVDGFGPLRQSADNWTGHLGVSLNRDVARWRLSFTTAYDHADSKTNSDVGVDASALQAQLNALTPGLNPFGPLPTNLLTLRAPDLAHSQSDTGNLQFVASGPLVTLPAGPVRTSVKLGASGSRFSSESQRLGLSQSVDFSRGEYSAQANLDVPVTSRRNNVLPVLGELSVNANAAADQVSDFGTLTTLGYGLNWRPTDKLTLIVSHTRDQAAPTQQQLGNPTVLTPAVRIFDFATGQTVDVTQLSGGNPNLVGDDRDVLKFGLTLKPLTGRDLTFSANYIETHTRNPIVTFPAATGAIEAAFPDRFIRDANGDLTEVDYRPVNFASQDRRELRWGVNYSKPIGPTRPPPNAPRGGQGRQPGRVLQVGTSLANQPGLSDAPDAGGAQPQGQDGGAGGRGGGGGRGGGGGGRGGGGGGGQDGRLQLSLYHTVFFEDQFLVRPGGPVLDLLDGAPSGNGGGQARNEIEARIGVSERGIGVQINGDWKQGTTVSGAGSPSGDLAFSGLTTVNLRVFADLNQQRVLLDKAPWLRGSRLTLSITNLFDQRLQVRDAAGATPLSYQPAYIDPVGRVVRVGFRKLFS
- a CDS encoding RluA family pseudouridine synthase, producing the protein MASEAELEIDDEAAVDEDVALEPFGVRIVALAAEDAVGRVDKVLATRLPEMSRGRIQALIAEGRITRDGAAIADASARALPGDYRFDIPPPVAAEPQPEAIPLTVLFEDAHLIVVDKPAGMAAHPGPGTESGTLVNALLHHCGASLSGIGGVARPGIVHRLDKDTSGVMVAAKTDAAHQGLSALFATHDIERVYIALTRGAPHPARGTIEGAIARSTHDRKKMALVKTGGRHAVTHYVVEAAFGPAAKPLAARVACRLETGRTHQIRVHLASKGAPCLGDPTYGSGPPAEPVRRAMAEAGLARQALHAAVLGFVHPVTGEALRFESALPPDMATLQAQLETL
- a CDS encoding ferritin family protein, with translation MSSEVLHVPREKLRRETLNLHYAITSLMEEFEAVDWYRQRADDCDDPELKAIMLHNAREELEHAAMVLEWIRRNDPEADKQFKEYLFSEGSITGREEGASEKHGL